One genomic segment of Verrucomicrobiia bacterium includes these proteins:
- the fabF gene encoding beta-ketoacyl-ACP synthase II codes for MVSNWTERRIVVTGIGVVSSLGQHIEPFWNNLLNAKCGISEITSFDATEFDCKIAAEIKDFVPGPGFPNPKEVKRTDRFSQFGVTAGYHALLDSGMDLSKLNCDEIGVFIGSGIGGLKTTSEQHTVLSERGPNRLSPFMIPMLISNMASGLFSMYHKLRGPNFATCSACATSVHAIGEAWRTIKMGDANAIFAGGSEATIVPMGIGGFCAMRAMSTRNAEPQRASRPFDKERDGFVMGEGAGVLVLEELEHAKARGAKIYCEIVGYGNTADANHITAPAPEGEGAARCMKMALRNGGLNPSDISYVNAHGTSTPQGDICETQAIKTVFGEYARKLAVSSTKGATGHMLGAAGAIEMAACAKAIQTDAVPPTINYENPDPECDLDYVPNTAREMKVNAILNNSFGFGGHNATIAAKKFLG; via the coding sequence ATGGTAAGCAATTGGACCGAGCGCAGGATCGTTGTCACTGGCATTGGCGTGGTTTCCTCCCTCGGGCAACACATCGAACCCTTCTGGAATAATCTCCTCAACGCCAAATGCGGCATCAGCGAGATCACTTCCTTTGACGCCACGGAATTCGATTGCAAAATCGCCGCTGAGATAAAGGATTTCGTTCCCGGTCCGGGCTTTCCCAATCCCAAGGAAGTCAAGCGCACCGACCGTTTCTCGCAATTCGGTGTCACCGCCGGTTACCACGCGCTGCTCGATTCCGGCATGGATTTGTCCAAGCTGAATTGCGATGAAATCGGCGTCTTCATCGGCTCCGGCATCGGCGGCCTGAAAACCACCTCGGAACAACACACCGTGTTAAGCGAGCGCGGGCCGAACCGGCTTTCGCCCTTCATGATTCCCATGCTCATCTCGAACATGGCCTCGGGATTATTTTCGATGTATCACAAATTGCGCGGGCCAAATTTCGCCACCTGCTCCGCTTGCGCGACTTCCGTGCATGCCATCGGCGAAGCCTGGCGCACAATCAAGATGGGCGATGCCAATGCCATTTTTGCCGGCGGCAGTGAAGCCACGATTGTCCCCATGGGCATCGGCGGCTTTTGCGCCATGCGCGCCATGAGCACCCGCAACGCCGAACCCCAACGCGCCTCCCGTCCGTTCGACAAGGAACGCGATGGTTTCGTCATGGGTGAAGGCGCGGGCGTGCTCGTGCTTGAAGAATTGGAACACGCCAAAGCGCGTGGCGCGAAAATTTATTGCGAGATCGTCGGCTACGGCAACACCGCCGACGCCAACCACATCACCGCCCCCGCGCCCGAAGGCGAAGGCGCGGCGCGCTGCATGAAAATGGCCTTGCGCAATGGCGGCCTGAATCCTTCCGACATCTCTTACGTCAACGCCCACGGCACCTCGACTCCGCAGGGCGACATCTGCGAGACGCAGGCCATCAAAACCGTTTTTGGCGAATACGCCCGCAAGCTCGCGGTGAGTTCCACCAAGGGCGCGACCGGCCACATGCTCGGCGCGGCTGGGGCGATTGAAATGGCCGCCTGCGCCAAGGCGATCCAGACCGATGCCGTCCCGCCCACCATCAATTACGAAAATCCCGATCCCGAATGCGATTTGGATTACGTCCCCAACACCGCGCGCGAGATGAAGGTCAACGCCATCCTGAACAACTCGTTCGGTTTCGGCGGCCACAACGCGACCATCGCCGCGAAAAAGTTTTTGGGTTAA
- a CDS encoding thymidine phosphorylase, with protein sequence MNFLSLIESKRDGQALEVSQIKEIISEYVGGKIPDYQMSAMLMAIFFRGLNTQETSGLTLAMRDSGDVLTFPNDPRPLVDKHSTGGVGDKVSLPLAPLLACLGLRVPMISGRGLGITGGTLDKLESIPGFTTALDLERIVKNVQTVGCVICGQTARMVPADKAMYALRDVSGTVPSIPLITASILSKKLAESLHALVLDVKFGAAAFMPTRERAGQLAAAMVALGNECGVKTRALITGMDTPLGRTAGNWLEVKESVECLEGRGPDDLRELVIAFAAHLLEQTKRVASVEAGRQLAFQCLASGKPRAKWNEMLAAQGADADATEKKLQRDSTAPVVMELKAERDGFISGCNARIIGEVVRDLGGGRLTKETVIHPEVGVDEMAAVGEKIAVDELLCRVHAVGKAQAQTALERLKTAFQIADAAPAKSQLIYEVL encoded by the coding sequence ATGAACTTTCTCTCCCTCATCGAATCCAAGCGCGACGGGCAGGCGCTTGAAGTTTCGCAGATCAAGGAAATCATTTCCGAATACGTTGGTGGAAAAATTCCCGATTACCAGATGTCCGCCATGCTCATGGCGATTTTTTTTCGCGGATTGAACACGCAGGAAACGAGCGGCCTCACGCTCGCGATGCGCGATTCCGGGGACGTCCTTACCTTTCCCAACGACCCGCGCCCGCTCGTGGACAAACATTCCACCGGTGGCGTCGGCGATAAAGTTTCGCTGCCGCTTGCGCCCTTGCTCGCGTGCCTCGGCTTGCGCGTGCCGATGATTTCCGGCCGCGGTCTCGGCATCACCGGTGGAACGCTCGACAAACTCGAATCCATTCCCGGCTTCACGACCGCGCTGGATTTGGAACGCATCGTGAAAAATGTGCAAACCGTCGGCTGCGTTATTTGCGGGCAAACCGCGCGCATGGTTCCCGCGGACAAAGCGATGTATGCCTTGCGCGATGTCAGCGGCACCGTCCCGTCCATTCCGCTGATCACCGCCTCCATTCTTTCTAAAAAACTTGCGGAGAGTTTGCATGCGCTGGTGCTCGATGTGAAATTCGGGGCGGCCGCTTTCATGCCCACGCGCGAACGCGCCGGGCAACTCGCCGCCGCCATGGTGGCGCTCGGGAATGAATGCGGCGTCAAGACACGCGCGCTCATCACCGGCATGGATACGCCGCTCGGCCGCACCGCGGGAAACTGGCTTGAAGTGAAAGAAAGCGTCGAATGCCTTGAAGGCCGCGGTCCCGATGATTTGCGCGAACTGGTGATTGCCTTCGCCGCGCATTTGCTGGAGCAGACGAAACGGGTTGCGAGTGTCGAAGCTGGCCGCCAACTCGCCTTCCAATGTCTCGCTTCCGGCAAACCGCGCGCGAAATGGAACGAGATGCTTGCCGCCCAGGGTGCCGATGCCGACGCCACCGAAAAGAAATTGCAACGCGATTCCACCGCTCCCGTCGTCATGGAGTTAAAAGCCGAGCGCGATGGTTTTATTTCCGGCTGCAACGCGCGCATCATCGGCGAAGTCGTTCGCGATCTCGGCGGAGGCCGCTTGACGAAAGAAACCGTGATTCATCCCGAAGTCGGCGTGGACGAAATGGCGGCGGTCGGCGAAAAAATCGCAGTGGACGAATTGCTCTGCCGCGTGCATGCCGTCGGAAAAGCTCAGGCACAAACCGCGCTGGAGCGTTTGAAAACCGCTTTCCAGATCGCCGATGCCGCGCCCGCCAAATCTCAACTCATTTACGAAGTCCTATGA
- a CDS encoding PRC-barrel domain-containing protein, which produces MKKQMILAVSATTLTLFSVSVLADNLNNTNYPNSNYPDANHYSRDTDAAQFHRQRRNGELGKADHLMGMAVKNDAGETIGKVRDLALDLQNGRIVSVIVAAGGVMGVDRKLVAVPPSLFTIDEGNKTLRTSLDKSQLENAPEFKMSDWKNATQASQIRESYQYYGVPTYFGAWSASNEDRINNVNNVNYTSSPVGNGKARDLTGQPNNTADSVNAAANAAAVADNSSTNTGSRADARDYSGAPANNYASNNYTNNAGLGNGKARDVNGNYTTNLPDGNVVNTGSSASVTPYANPSQEGNLKPREAAGMYAQQGTTYYSFPSPTGGTNAYYHSASYYDRQHPQNIGEVVSGRKVIGSTVYDSQNEKVGKVENFVIDLQSGRIVEVVLESGGFLGIHDQYTAVPPQSVRYNTGDSRITMDVTRDSLQSSPHFRDQDWETANQPERINDIYRSYHVEPYFTQDAADNTARNVRDRSGDTLTPADQGNSKSDIQTTAQIRKAVLQIDNLSVDAKNVKIITRDGHVTLRGVVNSDQEKHEVLEAAKRISSTGEVDDQLDVKGTTPISTDSAK; this is translated from the coding sequence ATGAAAAAACAAATGATTCTAGCCGTGAGCGCCACTACGTTGACGCTCTTTTCCGTCAGTGTTCTGGCCGATAATTTGAACAACACAAATTATCCGAATTCAAATTATCCCGACGCCAATCACTATTCCCGCGACACGGATGCCGCGCAGTTCCATCGGCAGCGCCGCAACGGTGAACTTGGCAAGGCCGACCACCTCATGGGCATGGCCGTAAAAAATGACGCAGGCGAAACCATCGGCAAAGTGAGAGACCTCGCGCTGGATTTACAAAATGGCCGGATTGTTTCGGTCATCGTCGCAGCGGGCGGCGTGATGGGGGTGGACCGCAAACTCGTCGCGGTTCCGCCTTCGCTGTTCACGATTGATGAAGGGAACAAGACACTCCGCACCAGCCTGGACAAGAGCCAGTTGGAAAATGCGCCCGAATTCAAAATGAGCGATTGGAAGAACGCCACGCAAGCCAGTCAGATCCGCGAGTCCTATCAGTATTATGGAGTGCCAACTTATTTCGGCGCATGGTCGGCTTCAAATGAAGACCGCATCAATAATGTCAATAATGTGAATTACACCAGCAGTCCCGTGGGAAATGGCAAAGCGCGCGACCTTACCGGCCAGCCAAATAATACCGCGGACAGCGTGAATGCCGCCGCTAATGCCGCCGCAGTCGCCGATAATTCCAGCACCAATACGGGTTCGCGCGCAGATGCACGGGATTATAGCGGCGCTCCCGCGAACAACTATGCGTCGAACAATTATACAAACAACGCCGGCCTCGGCAATGGCAAGGCGCGCGACGTCAACGGCAATTACACGACGAATTTACCTGATGGAAATGTGGTGAATACGGGCAGCAGCGCCAGTGTTACGCCTTATGCCAATCCCAGCCAGGAAGGCAACCTCAAGCCGCGCGAAGCGGCGGGCATGTATGCGCAACAGGGAACGACCTATTATTCATTCCCAAGTCCTACTGGTGGAACCAACGCTTATTATCATTCAGCCAGTTATTATGACCGCCAGCATCCGCAAAATATTGGTGAAGTAGTGAGTGGCCGGAAGGTGATCGGCTCGACGGTCTATGACAGCCAGAACGAAAAAGTCGGCAAGGTGGAGAACTTCGTCATTGATCTGCAATCGGGCCGCATCGTCGAAGTGGTTTTGGAATCCGGCGGGTTCCTGGGCATCCACGATCAATATACCGCGGTGCCACCACAATCGGTTCGTTATAACACCGGCGACTCGCGCATCACAATGGATGTGACTCGTGATTCGCTGCAATCGTCGCCGCATTTCCGCGACCAGGATTGGGAAACGGCGAACCAGCCGGAGCGGATCAACGACATTTATCGCAGTTATCATGTGGAGCCCTATTTCACGCAGGATGCGGCAGACAACACTGCCCGCAATGTGCGTGACCGCAGCGGCGATACATTGACGCCCGCGGATCAGGGCAATAGCAAGTCCGACATCCAAACCACTGCGCAAATCCGCAAGGCAGTACTGCAAATTGACAATCTTTCAGTGGATGCCAAAAACGTGAAGATCATCACCCGCGATGGTCACGTGACCTTGCGCGGCGTGGTGAACAGCGACCAGGAAAAGCACGAAGTTCTTGAGGCCGCGAAACGCATCAGCAGCACCGGCGAGGTGGACGATCAGTTGGACGTGAAGGGCACCACTCCGATTTCAACGGACTCAGCCAAATAA
- the fabD gene encoding ACP S-malonyltransferase, which translates to MSKTALLFAGQGAQVVGMGKDLAEAFPSARSWFDQANAALGYDLAQICFAGPEAELTKTENAQPGIFLVSWIAFQLLREQVSSLTFDATAGLSLGEFTALTAAGAMDFPDALRVVRQRGQFMQEACEVTRGGMAAIIGLDEAPTREACAEAGVELANLNCPGQLVISGVAEKIERACELAKAKGAKRALPLPVAGAYHSALMASAKPKLQHALSAIPLRAPKTTTIANISAQPHGTPAEIHQLLVEQVTSAVRWEQSMRYLLAQGFTRFIELGPGKALSGFMKRIEPTAQMLNVSDSASLAATVAQLKN; encoded by the coding sequence ATGAGCAAAACAGCATTGTTGTTCGCGGGTCAGGGTGCGCAAGTCGTCGGCATGGGCAAAGATTTAGCCGAAGCCTTTCCCTCAGCGCGGTCATGGTTCGACCAGGCCAACGCCGCGCTCGGCTACGATCTTGCGCAGATTTGTTTCGCCGGACCGGAAGCCGAATTGACCAAGACAGAAAATGCGCAGCCGGGAATTTTTCTCGTAAGCTGGATTGCATTTCAACTTCTGCGCGAACAAGTGTCGAGCCTCACTTTCGATGCCACCGCCGGATTGTCCCTCGGAGAATTCACCGCGCTCACCGCCGCGGGCGCGATGGATTTTCCGGACGCCTTGCGGGTCGTCCGCCAGCGCGGCCAATTCATGCAGGAAGCCTGCGAAGTCACGCGCGGCGGCATGGCCGCGATCATCGGACTCGACGAAGCCCCCACCCGCGAAGCGTGCGCCGAAGCAGGCGTCGAACTCGCCAACTTGAATTGCCCCGGCCAACTCGTCATCTCCGGGGTCGCTGAAAAAATCGAACGCGCCTGCGAACTCGCCAAGGCGAAAGGCGCAAAACGCGCGCTTCCCTTGCCCGTCGCCGGCGCCTATCACTCGGCCTTGATGGCGAGCGCAAAACCAAAATTGCAACACGCACTCTCCGCCATTCCCCTGCGCGCGCCAAAAACCACCACGATCGCCAACATTAGCGCGCAACCCCACGGCACACCCGCCGAAATCCACCAACTGCTCGTCGAACAAGTCACCTCCGCCGTGCGCTGGGAACAATCCATGCGCTATCTGCTCGCGCAAGGCTTCACCCGCTTTATCGAACTCGGCCCCGGCAAAGCCCTGAGCGGCTTCATGAAACGCATCGAACCCACCGCGCAGATGCTGAATGTCTCCGATTCAGCCAGTCTCGCGGCGACGGTGGCGCAATTAAAAAATTGA
- a CDS encoding DnaJ domain-containing protein encodes MDEISRCRKILGVDAGTSLEDLKSIYRDLVQVWHPDRFAGNERLQLKAQEKLKEINAAYDFLIANAFQNEVQIAAPETDSPPVVPPPAQEKSPVEEEVAADSPEAPERKSGAIGIIAVVVLVIFAGLFFYWKSQNRPNAPTESPAAVAPGTNNDSSPPEPTNHPATVPETSAVKETEPAPPPINTSSTDLLAEMVPFNDMDAAKTADGLVLTPKGDRAMLRVTHPYRAPLTIRATVKTDLADLRLIYGLGMVIFNWADNPFELRVHDPVTSAMSAVAKKGFLATNEWHKLVWEITTNTMRVTSDGETIFEGKGNYRRIDGLVGIGGNRDSIAVKNFSIESRTPIEPKTSGNLVKPAPIPNDILSSMVSISNPTITRSTDGISLYASSLTSVAAMTLLKSTNVFHVPFIIHTVAKTDSTDLRLYAGPAGRVIFNWGGNPSELRVHDPFTGDLTAVAGRGLIYPNEWHEVTWEIWDKGMKVFIDGQLHFQN; translated from the coding sequence ATGGATGAGATTTCCAGATGTCGTAAAATTCTTGGCGTGGATGCGGGCACGTCTTTGGAAGACCTAAAAAGCATCTACCGCGACTTGGTTCAGGTCTGGCATCCCGACCGTTTTGCGGGCAACGAACGCTTGCAGTTAAAGGCGCAGGAAAAACTCAAGGAAATCAATGCCGCTTATGATTTTCTAATCGCCAACGCCTTTCAGAACGAAGTTCAAATCGCGGCTCCAGAGACGGATTCCCCACCCGTCGTGCCGCCGCCCGCTCAAGAAAAATCGCCAGTTGAAGAGGAAGTTGCTGCCGATTCACCCGAAGCGCCTGAACGAAAATCGGGAGCCATCGGAATTATCGCAGTTGTCGTCCTGGTGATTTTCGCCGGATTATTTTTCTATTGGAAATCTCAAAACCGCCCGAACGCGCCGACGGAATCTCCAGCAGCCGTCGCTCCAGGCACCAACAACGATTCATCACCGCCCGAACCTACGAACCATCCGGCAACCGTTCCCGAAACATCCGCCGTAAAGGAAACCGAACCCGCGCCCCCGCCGATCAACACTTCTTCCACGGATCTGCTCGCCGAAATGGTTCCTTTCAATGACATGGATGCCGCGAAGACCGCGGACGGTTTGGTTTTAACTCCAAAAGGAGATCGTGCGATGCTTCGCGTTACTCATCCATATCGCGCGCCGCTTACTATCCGCGCAACCGTGAAAACCGACCTCGCCGATCTCCGGCTGATTTACGGATTGGGCATGGTTATCTTCAATTGGGCCGACAATCCGTTTGAGCTGCGGGTCCACGATCCCGTGACCAGCGCGATGTCTGCCGTGGCCAAAAAAGGATTTCTCGCCACGAATGAATGGCACAAGTTGGTTTGGGAAATCACCACGAACACCATGAGGGTGACTTCGGATGGCGAAACGATTTTCGAGGGCAAAGGAAATTATCGGCGCATCGATGGACTGGTTGGGATCGGCGGCAATCGTGATTCCATTGCGGTGAAAAATTTTAGTATCGAAAGCCGGACGCCAATTGAACCGAAGACATCCGGTAATCTGGTGAAGCCCGCGCCGATTCCGAACGATATTTTGTCTTCGATGGTTTCCATAAGTAATCCCACGATAACACGAAGCACGGACGGCATTTCTTTATATGCCAGCAGCCTCACGAGCGTGGCGGCCATGACACTATTGAAGAGCACAAATGTTTTTCATGTTCCTTTCATCATTCACACCGTGGCGAAAACGGATTCGACCGATCTGCGGCTTTACGCCGGGCCGGCGGGCCGGGTGATTTTCAATTGGGGAGGCAACCCCTCGGAATTGCGAGTGCATGATCCATTCACCGGAGACTTGACGGCTGTGGCCGGACGAGGACTTATTTATCCGAACGAATGGCATGAGGTGACGTGGGAAATTTGGGACAAGGGCATGAAGGTGTTCATTGACGGCCAGCTTCATTTTCAGAATTAA
- the acpP gene encoding acyl carrier protein yields MAEKTIEQRVKDIIVEQLGVNADQVTPDAKFIEDLGADSLDTVELVMALEEEFGHEIPDEQAEKLQSVGDVIKYIEDIEQK; encoded by the coding sequence ATGGCTGAAAAAACTATTGAGCAGAGAGTAAAAGATATTATCGTCGAGCAACTTGGAGTCAATGCCGACCAGGTCACGCCCGATGCCAAGTTCATCGAGGATCTCGGCGCGGATTCGCTCGACACGGTGGAATTGGTCATGGCGCTCGAAGAGGAATTTGGCCACGAAATCCCCGACGAACAGGCCGAGAAATTGCAGAGCGTTGGCGACGTCATCAAATACATCGAAGACATCGAGCAGAAATAA
- a CDS encoding mechanosensitive ion channel domain-containing protein, with the protein MLAHTPVEHFWHETPVIVHAGLIIIVAFLIHLFVKLIHAISEWLIKKDQAKKSAFGFVTEKPKFVTIVQLVVSAVTFGVYFIAVGLVFIALFHFSDTFLKTYLSSAAVVGLALSFGLQGLVQDVVTGVTLILSNVMDAGDIVDLSGVVGRVEQIGLRFTKVINFFNQEIFVPNRNIVNVARFPREGVYAYADVQISRQADQEKAAQMANDVAKGIWSQFGAIVLAEPKLGTIQVATPGGWNYLRVQFKIWPGQTLIETAFRPQMVSAMKAFDPNYADWMVPVTYRAISVTGVQDKAALGRAIKLQPQPGDERAQVNVRNGSYSEDMRRTR; encoded by the coding sequence GTGTTAGCCCATACCCCGGTCGAACATTTTTGGCATGAGACCCCGGTGATCGTACATGCGGGGTTGATTATCATTGTCGCTTTTCTGATCCATCTCTTCGTCAAATTGATTCACGCCATCAGCGAATGGCTCATCAAAAAAGACCAGGCGAAAAAATCCGCGTTCGGGTTCGTCACGGAAAAGCCGAAGTTTGTGACCATCGTGCAACTCGTGGTGAGCGCGGTGACCTTCGGGGTATATTTTATCGCCGTGGGGCTGGTATTTATCGCGCTGTTTCATTTTAGCGATACTTTCCTGAAAACCTATTTGTCGAGCGCGGCGGTAGTGGGACTGGCGCTGAGCTTTGGTTTACAGGGGTTGGTGCAGGACGTGGTGACGGGAGTGACGTTGATCCTGTCGAATGTGATGGATGCGGGCGACATCGTGGATTTGTCCGGGGTGGTAGGTCGTGTGGAGCAAATCGGTTTGCGTTTTACGAAAGTGATCAATTTTTTCAACCAGGAAATTTTCGTGCCGAACCGGAACATCGTGAACGTGGCGCGTTTTCCCCGTGAGGGCGTGTATGCCTACGCCGATGTCCAAATCTCGCGGCAGGCCGACCAGGAAAAAGCTGCGCAGATGGCAAATGACGTGGCCAAAGGCATCTGGTCGCAATTCGGCGCGATCGTTTTGGCCGAGCCGAAGCTTGGGACAATTCAAGTGGCCACGCCGGGCGGATGGAATTATCTGCGAGTGCAATTCAAGATTTGGCCGGGCCAAACTTTGATCGAGACCGCCTTCCGCCCGCAGATGGTGAGCGCCATGAAAGCCTTTGATCCGAATTACGCCGACTGGATGGTTCCGGTGACTTACCGCGCGATTTCGGTCACGGGTGTGCAGGACAAAGCAGCCCTTGGACGCGCCATAAAACTTCAACCGCAGCCGGGAGACGAGAGGGCTCAAGTGAATGTCAGGAACGGCTCGTATTCGGAAGATATGCGGAGGACCCGGTGA
- the fabG gene encoding 3-oxoacyl-[acyl-carrier-protein] reductase has translation MSQLANQVAVVTGAGRGIGRAIALKFAAEGADIACVSRTAENSEKVAAEVRALGRKAWAYAVDVSDTASVNAAAEKILTDAGRVDILVNNAGVTRDGLLMRMADEDWDTVLDTNLKGAFLFIRALSRSFIKQRSGRIINVASVIGLIGNAGQCNYASSKAGLIGLTQSVAREFASRGITVNALAPGFIETDMTAGLKEEFKTELLKKIPLNCLGQSEDIAHAALFLASPGARYITGQVLTVDGGMVM, from the coding sequence ATGAGTCAATTAGCCAATCAAGTTGCGGTGGTGACGGGCGCGGGCCGGGGAATCGGCCGCGCGATTGCCTTGAAATTCGCCGCCGAAGGCGCGGACATCGCCTGCGTCTCGCGCACGGCGGAAAATTCCGAGAAGGTCGCCGCCGAAGTGCGCGCGCTCGGGCGCAAGGCCTGGGCCTACGCCGTGGATGTGTCCGACACCGCCAGCGTGAATGCCGCCGCCGAAAAAATTCTCACCGACGCCGGCCGCGTGGACATCCTCGTCAACAATGCAGGCGTCACCCGCGACGGCCTCCTGATGCGCATGGCCGACGAAGATTGGGACACCGTGCTCGACACAAATCTCAAAGGCGCCTTTCTTTTCATCCGCGCGCTTTCGCGCAGTTTCATCAAGCAACGCTCCGGGCGCATTATTAATGTCGCCAGCGTCATTGGCCTGATTGGAAACGCCGGGCAATGCAACTACGCCTCAAGCAAAGCCGGCCTCATTGGCCTCACCCAATCCGTCGCGCGCGAGTTCGCTTCGCGCGGCATCACCGTGAACGCGCTCGCGCCCGGTTTTATCGAAACCGACATGACCGCCGGGCTGAAAGAGGAATTCAAAACTGAATTGCTCAAAAAAATCCCGTTGAATTGCCTTGGCCAGTCGGAAGACATCGCCCACGCCGCGCTATTCTTGGCGAGTCCGGGCGCCAGATATATCACCGGGCAGGTTTTGACGGTGGACGGCGGCATGGTCATGTGA
- a CDS encoding UPF0236 family protein — MLTDFGCEHSFARAAESVQEHYGFEIGASAVRTATLEHAQRARQKLQGDYAQSFRVLPAVGAEHVIAETDGTMICTVEPGARQGQRPREWREMRLVAAQAKDSATTVYAATFGSVEETGRRWGHCTRQAGWGLNSQIHAVGDGADWIRLQSREVFGAQGNFLCDFFHVSEYLGAAAPSCRGSHPDQWRRTQQKRLRRGAIEPVIESLAEHLESVETPDEEAPVRNGHRYLSNRLDCLDYPRALNLGLPIGSGMIESGHRHVLHARLKKAGAVWLKDSADQIAHLRVLRANHQWQSLWN; from the coding sequence GTGCTGACGGATTTCGGCTGTGAACATTCCTTCGCGCGGGCAGCGGAAAGTGTGCAGGAGCATTATGGCTTTGAGATTGGGGCCAGTGCGGTGCGGACGGCCACTTTGGAACACGCCCAGCGGGCGCGGCAAAAACTGCAAGGGGACTATGCGCAGTCCTTTCGGGTGCTGCCGGCTGTGGGCGCGGAGCATGTGATTGCGGAGACGGATGGAACGATGATCTGCACCGTGGAACCAGGAGCCAGACAAGGCCAACGTCCCCGGGAATGGAGGGAGATGCGGTTGGTGGCAGCGCAAGCCAAAGATAGCGCCACCACGGTTTATGCCGCCACGTTCGGCAGCGTGGAAGAAACCGGGCGGCGCTGGGGGCACTGCACACGCCAAGCGGGTTGGGGATTGAACAGCCAGATTCACGCGGTAGGAGATGGGGCGGACTGGATTCGGTTGCAAAGCCGGGAGGTGTTTGGGGCGCAAGGAAACTTTTTGTGCGACTTTTTTCATGTCAGCGAATATTTGGGAGCAGCGGCCCCAAGCTGTCGGGGCAGTCACCCGGATCAATGGCGCCGGACACAGCAGAAAAGGCTGCGGCGGGGAGCCATTGAGCCAGTAATTGAAAGTCTGGCCGAGCATCTGGAATCGGTCGAAACTCCGGACGAAGAAGCGCCGGTGCGCAACGGTCATCGCTATTTGAGCAATCGGCTGGACTGCTTGGATTACCCGCGCGCTCTGAACTTGGGTTTGCCGATCGGCTCCGGCATGATCGAGTCCGGGCACCGCCATGTCCTCCATGCCCGACTCAAAAAGGCTGGCGCGGTCTGGCTCAAAGACTCCGCCGACCAAATCGCCCATCTCCGCGTCCTCAGAGCCAACCATCAATGGCAGTCCCTATGGAATTAA